The proteins below are encoded in one region of Reichenbachiella sp. 5M10:
- a CDS encoding caspase family protein has protein sequence MIRTLVLVFMVSVQQAWGQDLEMRTVFQRGHEAPIIAAAFNPGGELLATGSEDQTVILWEVATGRQLRTFSGHSRAVTTLDFHPKDEKIATAGDDKSLIVWDYMTGEKVQEFNFDYWVSSIRFSPDGSKILVGGGSHTVQLIDLATSQVLQDFKVQKTQYGVLVAFGATGVEVITGNDDGKVIRYGVLDGEPTDTLRNISASSCGGCLTYLDIRESELASVAHSGAVSLWDLMNGELLESYGNIDNDYEDVALSQKYVFASDEKQVVQWRKDGVQVRVFGQSSEDLTGIAMSPDGQSLLTYGEDQVAKLWDVETGTVLQEYRGYLNMENDRGLSFGKNSYWHSNLNQYLSIRNKVLISPDGKKVIKGHYNSSAFLWDTHSGRSQLELKGHDKIVVDYVFAPNSKHVFTAGGDRVVRLWDVDSGEMLRVFEGHRDLVFELVLSENGRYLASGSWDGTAMVWDVETGALMHTYRFDNSSPFTMAFAYHDQYLLVGGLDKKLCLVELDTGEPFVQYIGHRDIVTDIEIRDEEILTASKDGLIKLWELKTGFQKKRLAGHEGPVYDVSYDTHGLYIASGGQDKSVRLWDAETGKERRTFVGHKGAVTGVQFINDDRVLVSSSLDGTMRYWDVESGKEIAMHVFLGARDWLTKSSRGYFDATEAARENVFFVEGVKSYALDQFFEEFYRPDILEQSLQLGADVHYDSDLKQKLLDSPPPTVEIVSPKPGERPTSKEIDVVIKLTNQGGGVDELRLLHNGKRVMGNERGLMDADTHGKSLYKHVSIGLVPGKNVISVSGFSEERIESQIIEREVMYEGIVDQITCHVVAIGINTYKNPILNLNYAKEDAEGFVDLIKKKGKNLYDDLKLYPLYNTEASKENIYKVLDEVARQAKPEDVLLVYYAGHGSTVDGDFYFIPTENVRLYDQKKLKEHAIHAGDMQVKLAHIAALKQMVVIDACQSGSSTQLLASRGAEEEKAMAQLSRSTGVHILAASGSEQYATEFAELGHGLFTYVLLEALSGSADGAPADGKVTIYELKSYLDDQVPEYSSKYKGRPQYPVTYSRGQDFPIVVE, from the coding sequence ATGATACGGACACTTGTACTCGTCTTCATGGTGAGTGTGCAGCAAGCATGGGGACAAGATTTGGAAATGAGGACTGTGTTTCAACGTGGACATGAAGCACCTATCATTGCAGCAGCATTTAATCCAGGCGGAGAGTTGTTAGCGACGGGGAGTGAGGATCAGACAGTGATTCTTTGGGAAGTTGCGACTGGGAGGCAGTTGCGCACTTTTTCAGGTCATTCTCGTGCTGTGACAACTCTTGATTTTCATCCAAAGGATGAGAAAATTGCGACTGCTGGAGATGATAAGTCTTTGATTGTCTGGGACTATATGACAGGGGAGAAGGTTCAGGAGTTTAATTTTGATTATTGGGTGAGTTCAATCCGATTTAGCCCTGATGGTAGCAAGATATTGGTAGGTGGGGGGAGTCATACGGTTCAACTTATAGATTTGGCTACTAGTCAAGTTCTTCAAGATTTTAAAGTTCAAAAGACACAGTATGGGGTTTTGGTTGCTTTTGGGGCAACGGGAGTAGAGGTGATCACTGGCAATGACGATGGCAAGGTAATCCGCTATGGCGTGTTGGATGGAGAACCGACGGATACGCTGCGCAACATTTCAGCGAGTAGTTGCGGAGGGTGTCTGACATATTTGGACATTCGTGAAAGCGAACTCGCGAGTGTCGCTCATTCGGGAGCTGTATCCTTATGGGATCTTATGAACGGGGAGTTGCTAGAGTCTTATGGAAATATTGACAATGATTATGAAGACGTGGCTTTGAGTCAAAAATATGTGTTTGCTAGTGATGAGAAGCAGGTCGTTCAGTGGAGAAAGGATGGGGTACAGGTTCGGGTTTTTGGTCAGTCGTCCGAAGATCTCACTGGCATTGCCATGAGTCCAGATGGCCAGTCGTTGCTCACGTACGGGGAAGACCAAGTGGCAAAGCTGTGGGATGTGGAAACAGGGACCGTGCTGCAAGAATATCGAGGCTATCTCAATATGGAAAATGACCGAGGCTTGTCGTTTGGCAAGAATTCATATTGGCATTCGAACTTGAACCAATATCTATCGATTCGTAATAAAGTATTGATAAGTCCTGACGGAAAGAAAGTCATTAAAGGGCATTATAATTCTTCTGCTTTTTTGTGGGATACCCATAGTGGGCGGTCTCAGCTTGAACTCAAAGGGCATGACAAGATCGTCGTAGATTATGTTTTTGCCCCCAATAGCAAGCATGTTTTTACCGCAGGAGGTGATCGTGTGGTTCGTCTTTGGGATGTGGATAGTGGTGAAATGCTTCGTGTTTTTGAGGGACACCGAGATTTGGTGTTTGAACTGGTACTGAGTGAAAACGGCCGCTATCTGGCATCAGGGAGTTGGGACGGTACAGCAATGGTGTGGGATGTAGAGACTGGAGCACTCATGCATACGTATCGGTTTGACAATAGCTCGCCGTTTACTATGGCATTCGCATACCATGATCAATATTTATTGGTCGGGGGCTTGGATAAAAAGCTATGTTTGGTTGAATTGGACACTGGAGAGCCCTTTGTACAGTACATAGGTCACCGAGATATTGTGACGGATATTGAGATTCGTGACGAAGAGATACTGACTGCTAGCAAAGACGGTTTGATCAAGCTTTGGGAATTGAAGACGGGGTTTCAGAAGAAGCGATTGGCGGGTCACGAAGGGCCTGTCTATGATGTAAGCTACGATACACATGGACTCTACATTGCATCGGGAGGACAGGACAAGTCGGTTCGACTATGGGATGCGGAGACAGGTAAAGAAAGGAGGACGTTTGTAGGTCACAAAGGAGCCGTGACCGGAGTGCAGTTTATCAACGACGATAGGGTGTTGGTGAGTAGTAGTTTGGACGGTACGATGAGGTATTGGGACGTAGAGAGTGGTAAGGAGATTGCCATGCACGTGTTTTTGGGGGCAAGAGATTGGTTGACTAAATCTAGTCGGGGATACTTTGATGCGACCGAAGCAGCGAGAGAGAATGTTTTTTTTGTAGAAGGCGTGAAGAGTTATGCCTTGGATCAATTTTTTGAGGAGTTTTATCGACCGGATATATTGGAGCAGTCGCTCCAATTGGGTGCAGATGTACACTATGATTCTGATCTGAAGCAGAAACTCCTCGATTCGCCTCCTCCAACGGTAGAGATTGTCTCTCCAAAGCCTGGCGAAAGACCTACGAGCAAGGAGATCGATGTAGTCATCAAGTTGACCAACCAAGGTGGAGGGGTCGACGAACTTCGATTACTTCACAACGGCAAAAGAGTCATGGGAAATGAACGAGGGTTGATGGATGCGGATACCCATGGAAAATCACTCTATAAACATGTGAGTATTGGACTGGTTCCAGGTAAAAATGTGATATCAGTTTCAGGGTTTAGTGAGGAGCGAATTGAATCCCAAATCATCGAGCGTGAAGTGATGTATGAGGGTATCGTGGATCAAATCACTTGTCATGTTGTGGCGATTGGGATCAATACCTATAAAAATCCGATTCTCAATTTGAATTATGCCAAAGAGGATGCCGAAGGTTTTGTTGATTTGATAAAAAAGAAGGGGAAGAATTTGTATGATGATCTAAAATTGTACCCTCTATACAATACAGAGGCTTCCAAAGAAAATATCTATAAAGTGCTAGATGAGGTAGCGAGACAGGCCAAGCCAGAAGATGTGTTGTTGGTTTACTATGCGGGGCATGGTAGTACAGTAGATGGAGATTTTTATTTTATACCTACAGAGAATGTACGCTTGTACGATCAGAAAAAACTCAAGGAGCATGCAATACATGCTGGAGACATGCAAGTGAAGCTTGCTCATATTGCCGCATTGAAACAAATGGTTGTGATCGACGCGTGTCAATCAGGGAGCTCGACGCAGCTTTTGGCTTCTCGCGGAGCAGAAGAGGAAAAGGCGATGGCGCAGTTGTCACGTAGTACAGGGGTGCATATCTTGGCAGCATCAGGGAGTGAGCAATACGCTACAGAGTTTGCCGAACTTGGGCATGGGTTGTTTACCTATGTACTGTTGGAAGCATTGAGCGGTTCAGCAGATGGGGCACCTGCAGATGGCAAAGTCACAATCTATGAACTCAAGTCCTACCTAGATGACCAGGTGCCGGAGTATTCTTCCAAATACAAAGGAAGACCTCAATACCCAGTCACCTACTCGAGAGGGCAGGATTTTCCAATTGTCGTGGAATAG
- a CDS encoding agmatinase family protein, with product MSIDSENYDPSAPGKRGTLFGLPFEKEEAEVVVYSVPWEATVSYHSGTAYGPVSILEASVQLDLDLPGREAPWKRGIWMTPLDGKTKSKSDILRAQIKPYIAYLEGGRAIPNEKELLEKVNASTESLRQRVKTETLALIQEGKRVGLLGGDHSTPLGYMDALVEAYGEYGVLQIDAHMDLREAYEGFEHSHASIMYNALKHRQITKLVQVGIRDFCEEEMEVVNQNKERIAVFFDENNKSRMYEGETWRSICDSIVEELPQRVYVSFDIDGLNPMLCSGTGTPVPGGLEYAEAVYLLQRVKASGREIIGFDLCEVAPQEYDQQWNANVGARLLYQLCGLVG from the coding sequence ATGTCAATAGATAGTGAAAACTATGACCCTAGTGCTCCCGGAAAACGAGGAACACTGTTTGGGTTGCCGTTTGAAAAGGAAGAAGCAGAAGTCGTCGTGTATTCGGTGCCTTGGGAGGCTACGGTCTCGTATCATAGTGGTACGGCATATGGCCCGGTATCGATATTGGAAGCCTCTGTGCAGTTGGACCTGGACTTGCCAGGCAGAGAGGCTCCTTGGAAGCGAGGCATATGGATGACACCCCTCGATGGCAAGACCAAATCGAAAAGTGACATCCTGAGAGCACAAATAAAACCATATATAGCCTACTTGGAAGGAGGAAGGGCTATTCCCAATGAAAAGGAACTACTTGAGAAAGTAAATGCATCGACTGAGTCTTTGCGGCAAAGAGTCAAAACTGAAACGTTGGCGCTCATTCAAGAGGGGAAAAGAGTCGGTTTGCTCGGTGGAGATCACAGCACACCGCTTGGGTACATGGATGCTCTGGTAGAAGCCTATGGAGAGTATGGGGTGCTACAAATCGATGCGCACATGGATTTGAGGGAAGCCTACGAAGGGTTCGAACACTCACATGCATCGATTATGTACAATGCTTTGAAACACCGTCAGATTACAAAGTTGGTTCAAGTCGGGATTCGTGATTTTTGTGAGGAAGAGATGGAGGTTGTAAATCAAAATAAAGAGCGTATTGCGGTCTTTTTTGATGAGAATAACAAATCGAGAATGTATGAAGGAGAGACGTGGAGGTCAATTTGTGATTCGATCGTTGAGGAATTGCCTCAACGGGTTTACGTAAGTTTCGATATCGATGGGCTCAATCCAATGCTGTGTTCGGGTACGGGGACGCCTGTGCCCGGAGGGCTAGAGTATGCTGAGGCTGTTTACTTACTTCAAAGGGTCAAAGCATCTGGTAGAGAGATTATTGGGTTTGATTTGTGCGAAGTGGCACCACAAGAGTATGATCAGCAATGGAATGCCAACGTAGGTGCTCGTTTGTTGTATCAGTTGTGTGGATTGGTTGGTTGA
- a CDS encoding histidine phosphatase family protein: protein MSKELFLIRHAEADSENFDIKDIERPLTSDGEIVASKVGRFLKTANHQPDAIFVSSALRTRQTSGFLVEQIGFDAQNIMIVEELYEASTRILLRVINELGNNFNKVFIIAHNPGISFLAEYLTGEIIGNVAPAGIVHLKAKDDWAEFSQNTVDLIEYISPKELD from the coding sequence ATGAGCAAGGAACTTTTTTTGATTAGACATGCGGAAGCAGATTCGGAAAATTTTGATATCAAGGACATCGAAAGACCCCTTACTTCAGACGGAGAAATCGTCGCTTCCAAGGTCGGTAGATTCTTAAAAACAGCCAACCATCAACCTGACGCTATATTTGTGAGCTCTGCACTACGGACTCGACAAACAAGTGGTTTTCTAGTGGAACAGATTGGTTTTGATGCACAGAATATCATGATCGTAGAGGAGTTGTATGAGGCCTCTACTCGGATACTATTGAGGGTGATCAATGAGCTTGGAAATAATTTTAATAAGGTGTTTATTATTGCTCACAATCCTGGGATTAGTTTCTTGGCGGAGTATCTCACGGGCGAAATCATCGGTAATGTCGCGCCTGCGGGAATTGTACATCTCAAGGCAAAGGATGATTGGGCAGAGTTTTCTCAAAACACTGTCGACCTCATAGAATATATCAGTCCCAAAGAATTAGATTAA
- the topA gene encoding type I DNA topoisomerase, with protein MNLVIVESPAKAKTIEGYLGKDYKVTSSYGHVRDLQKGNNAIDVENGFAPTYEVSKDKKDVIKELKKLSKDAETIYLASDDDREGEAISWHLKEALKLKDENTKRIVFREITKGAITSAIEHPRGIDIDLVNAQQARRVLDRLVGFELSPILWKKIKTGLSAGRVQSVAVRLVVDRERAIDKFKPVSAFKVTALFILDQGKTLVAELPTKFKSEDDALGFVQGCVGAQFEIENLEKKPGKKTPAPPFTTSTLQQEASRKLGFSVSRTMSVAQKLYESGKISYMRTDSLNLSEEAMTAAQEEIKSSYGDSFSNPRRYKTKNSSAQEAHEAIRPTNFGLHTAGGDDSEKKLYDLIWKRAIASQMSDAQIEKTIATINISTRAEKLRASGEVIKFEGFLKVYIESNDDENDEPEQKEMLPPLSVGQALDLKELKAKEGFTRHPARFTEASLVKQLEEMGIGRPSTYAPTISTIQKRNYVVKEARDGHERHYKEIVLSGEKVSTLDKTEITGAEKNKLFPTNTAMVVNDFLVEHFPNVIDFSFTANVEKEFDEISQGTKTWNSMIASFYGDFHKKVETTEQIERSEIGTTRELGNDPKTGLPIYARLGRFGAMVQLGDISDEEGAEKPQYASLKKGQFLESLTLEDALELFKLPRQVGEFEDKVMTAAIGRFGPYIRHDGKFVSIPKEMDPLQITADESIELILAKRKADAEKFIKAFDENPEVQVLNGRWGPYIKFGKKNVKIPKDTDPKTLTYEDCVALEKKAPEKKTRKKK; from the coding sequence ATGAACTTAGTTATAGTAGAGTCACCCGCGAAAGCAAAAACCATAGAGGGATATCTAGGTAAAGATTACAAGGTCACCTCTAGCTATGGCCATGTTCGAGATTTACAAAAAGGCAACAATGCCATCGATGTAGAAAATGGATTTGCACCAACCTACGAAGTCTCCAAAGACAAAAAAGATGTCATCAAGGAACTGAAGAAATTGAGCAAGGATGCAGAGACTATCTACCTCGCGAGTGATGATGACCGTGAAGGGGAAGCAATCTCTTGGCATCTCAAAGAAGCCTTGAAGCTTAAAGACGAAAACACGAAGCGCATCGTCTTTCGTGAAATCACAAAGGGAGCCATCACCTCTGCCATCGAGCACCCTAGGGGTATCGATATAGACCTTGTCAATGCACAACAAGCACGTCGGGTACTCGATCGACTCGTTGGTTTCGAACTTTCTCCTATTCTTTGGAAAAAAATCAAAACAGGACTTTCGGCAGGACGAGTACAATCGGTAGCCGTACGATTGGTTGTTGATCGCGAACGTGCCATAGACAAGTTCAAGCCAGTTTCGGCATTCAAAGTGACTGCCTTATTTATTTTGGATCAAGGAAAAACTCTTGTCGCCGAATTGCCTACCAAATTCAAAAGTGAAGACGATGCCCTAGGTTTTGTCCAAGGTTGCGTCGGTGCACAATTCGAAATTGAAAACCTGGAGAAAAAACCAGGCAAAAAAACTCCTGCTCCTCCATTCACTACTTCTACGCTACAACAAGAAGCCAGTAGAAAGTTGGGATTCTCAGTATCTCGAACCATGAGTGTAGCCCAAAAGCTGTACGAAAGTGGTAAAATATCCTACATGAGAACAGACTCTCTCAATCTATCCGAAGAGGCAATGACTGCCGCTCAAGAAGAAATCAAATCGAGCTATGGAGACAGTTTCTCAAACCCAAGACGATACAAAACCAAAAATTCTTCAGCACAAGAGGCTCACGAAGCGATACGTCCCACCAATTTTGGACTACACACTGCAGGAGGAGACGATAGTGAAAAAAAACTGTACGATCTGATCTGGAAACGAGCCATCGCTTCACAAATGTCCGATGCTCAAATCGAAAAAACCATTGCAACTATCAACATCTCCACAAGAGCAGAAAAATTGCGCGCTTCAGGTGAGGTGATCAAATTTGAAGGCTTCTTAAAAGTCTACATCGAATCAAATGATGATGAAAACGATGAGCCGGAGCAAAAAGAAATGTTGCCCCCCTTGTCTGTTGGGCAGGCTCTTGATCTAAAAGAACTCAAAGCAAAAGAAGGGTTTACAAGACACCCAGCTCGATTCACCGAGGCAAGCCTCGTCAAACAGCTCGAAGAAATGGGGATCGGTAGACCATCAACGTATGCCCCCACTATTTCTACGATTCAGAAAAGAAATTATGTAGTCAAAGAAGCTCGTGATGGTCACGAAAGACACTACAAAGAAATCGTCCTCTCTGGAGAAAAAGTCTCAACCCTTGACAAAACTGAAATCACAGGAGCAGAGAAAAACAAACTTTTCCCAACAAACACTGCAATGGTGGTCAACGACTTTTTGGTGGAGCACTTTCCAAATGTCATTGACTTCTCCTTCACTGCCAACGTAGAGAAGGAGTTTGATGAAATATCTCAAGGCACCAAAACCTGGAATAGCATGATTGCTTCATTCTATGGTGATTTTCACAAAAAAGTCGAAACCACAGAACAAATAGAAAGATCCGAAATCGGAACGACTAGAGAGCTAGGAAACGATCCAAAAACTGGTCTACCGATCTATGCGCGACTCGGACGATTTGGAGCCATGGTCCAACTCGGCGACATCAGTGATGAAGAAGGGGCAGAAAAACCTCAATACGCGAGCCTCAAAAAAGGTCAATTTCTTGAAAGTCTAACCTTGGAAGATGCTTTGGAACTATTCAAACTGCCAAGACAAGTTGGGGAGTTTGAAGACAAGGTGATGACCGCAGCTATCGGAAGATTCGGCCCCTACATCAGACACGATGGCAAGTTCGTATCCATTCCAAAAGAAATGGACCCTCTTCAGATCACAGCAGACGAATCCATTGAATTGATCTTAGCAAAAAGAAAAGCTGATGCAGAGAAGTTTATCAAAGCCTTTGATGAAAACCCAGAAGTTCAAGTACTGAATGGGAGATGGGGTCCGTATATCAAATTTGGCAAGAAGAATGTAAAGATCCCTAAGGATACTGATCCAAAAACTTTGACATACGAAGACTGTGTAGCATTAGAAAAGAAAGCTCCAGAGAAAAAAACAAGGAAGAAAAAATAA
- a CDS encoding Crp/Fnr family transcriptional regulator — translation MIIEKNITHNEQLLTGFKRNTAEMVTEDVLSNIPSSVLDYAKDKLIYENGQVSDCIYLIEQGSVKIAKSDGTGKEVVKSILNPGSVFGEKALSGEEIRTEYAQAVTADTKVKVFVVEDVLEASRQNAQLNQKVINILTKKLESLEKRLESITSKDSRTRVVDFLRDLALENGQKVGFETLIKNNFTHKDIASLTGTSRQTVTTTLNHLKEQNIINFDRRRILIRDMDLLE, via the coding sequence ATGATTATCGAAAAAAATATAACACACAACGAGCAATTGCTTACTGGTTTTAAGAGAAATACAGCTGAGATGGTGACGGAAGATGTTTTGTCAAATATCCCTTCTTCGGTTTTGGATTATGCAAAGGATAAATTGATCTACGAAAATGGTCAGGTGTCAGATTGTATTTATTTAATAGAACAAGGGAGTGTCAAGATTGCTAAATCTGACGGCACGGGGAAAGAGGTGGTGAAATCCATCTTGAACCCTGGGAGTGTTTTTGGAGAGAAGGCTCTGTCTGGAGAGGAAATTCGTACGGAGTACGCACAGGCTGTCACTGCAGATACAAAGGTGAAGGTGTTTGTCGTAGAGGATGTACTGGAGGCTTCAAGGCAAAATGCTCAACTGAACCAAAAGGTAATCAATATCTTAACTAAGAAACTGGAAAGTCTTGAGAAACGATTGGAGTCTATCACGTCGAAGGATTCACGTACTCGAGTAGTTGATTTTTTGAGGGATTTAGCTTTGGAGAATGGTCAGAAGGTCGGGTTTGAAACTTTAATCAAAAATAATTTCACGCACAAAGATATTGCAAGTCTTACAGGGACTTCAAGACAAACTGTGACAACTACTTTGAATCATCTCAAAGAGCAAAACATAATTAACTTTGATCGAAGAAGAATTCTAATCAGAGATATGGATTTGTTGGAATAA
- a CDS encoding CopD family protein produces the protein MYLYLKATHIIFIVTWFAGLFYMVRLFIYSTESQAKSEPEKSILSKQMLLMQNRLWYIITWPSAVLTLFLGGWLAYLMNYWLQPWFQIKLCLVVGLYGYHLICGRLHRQMTQGIYRYSSKQYRIWNEVATLFLFAIVFVVVLKSSFNWIWGVLGIIALGVLLMGGIKLYKNLRKDD, from the coding sequence ATGTATTTGTACCTAAAGGCTACCCACATCATTTTTATCGTCACTTGGTTTGCAGGCCTGTTTTATATGGTTCGTCTGTTTATTTACTCTACTGAATCTCAAGCAAAAAGCGAACCAGAAAAATCGATACTAAGCAAACAAATGCTCCTCATGCAGAATCGCCTGTGGTATATTATCACATGGCCATCAGCTGTGCTTACGCTATTTTTGGGTGGATGGTTGGCTTATTTGATGAATTACTGGCTACAACCATGGTTTCAAATCAAGCTTTGCTTAGTTGTTGGGCTATATGGCTATCACCTGATCTGCGGCAGACTTCATCGCCAAATGACTCAAGGTATCTATCGCTACAGCTCTAAACAATACCGCATTTGGAACGAGGTAGCCACTCTTTTCTTATTCGCCATTGTATTCGTAGTAGTTCTCAAGAGCAGTTTCAATTGGATTTGGGGAGTATTGGGAATTATCGCACTCGGAGTTCTACTAATGGGTGGAATTAAACTATACAAAAATTTAAGAAAAGATGACTAA
- a CDS encoding SCO family protein — MTNPIIQRNVFLFIIGICCYACTTTSPKKNLPVLGRPEIVTQFINGTIQTDTLPHRVANFQLLNQDSVLITNDSLRDNIYVADFFFTSCPTICPVMKKQLLRVYDQYHNDNRLKIVSHTIDPNYDNVNVLAEYSQALGVDSDHWLFLTGNQDSIYQLGEKSYMVTAGSDEEAPGGFIHSGAFLLVDRERRIRGVYDGTMEEQVDLLLSDINILLNEEYK; from the coding sequence ATGACTAACCCCATAATACAGCGAAATGTTTTCCTTTTTATAATAGGGATATGCTGCTACGCTTGCACTACCACAAGCCCTAAAAAAAACTTACCAGTCTTAGGACGACCTGAGATTGTCACACAGTTCATCAACGGAACAATACAAACGGACACCCTACCACACCGTGTTGCCAATTTTCAGCTACTCAACCAAGACAGCGTACTCATCACCAATGACTCGCTGCGTGACAACATTTATGTGGCAGACTTTTTTTTCACCTCCTGCCCTACGATATGTCCAGTCATGAAAAAACAACTGCTGCGAGTCTATGATCAATACCATAATGACAACCGCTTGAAAATAGTATCTCATACCATTGACCCAAACTACGACAATGTCAACGTGCTCGCTGAATACAGTCAGGCGTTAGGCGTAGACAGTGATCACTGGCTCTTCCTCACTGGCAACCAAGACTCCATCTATCAATTGGGCGAAAAAAGCTACATGGTGACTGCTGGGTCTGACGAGGAGGCTCCAGGAGGTTTCATTCATAGCGGTGCATTTTTGCTGGTAGATCGAGAGCGTCGTATCAGAGGGGTATACGATGGTACCATGGAAGAACAAGTTGATCTACTATTGTCTGACATCAATATATTACTCAATGAAGAATATAAATAA
- a CDS encoding cytochrome c: protein MKNINKFVSLFIVLLALSLGSCKHSNPEEIKLRQYLIQGEQLYRLHCANCHQNDGSGLGLLIPPIDSAFIQSNLELSICAIKHGLTGPISINHKTYDGEMPANPRLTSLEIAEIITFIDVNWGKKKGITTISTVEKSLNLCK from the coding sequence ATGAAGAATATAAATAAGTTCGTCTCCTTATTTATAGTACTCTTGGCTCTATCCTTAGGATCATGCAAACATAGTAATCCTGAGGAAATCAAACTGCGACAATATTTGATCCAAGGAGAGCAGCTCTATAGACTTCATTGTGCCAACTGCCATCAAAATGATGGCAGTGGTCTTGGTCTACTCATCCCCCCGATCGATTCCGCCTTTATACAATCCAACCTCGAGCTAAGTATCTGTGCCATCAAACATGGACTCACTGGTCCAATCTCAATCAACCACAAAACATATGATGGAGAAATGCCAGCCAATCCACGGCTCACCTCCTTAGAAATTGCCGAAATCATCACCTTCATAGACGTCAATTGGGGCAAAAAGAAGGGAATAACGACCATTTCAACGGTTGAAAAAAGTCTAAATCTATGTAAATAG
- a CDS encoding sodium:proton antiporter: protein MQILDILALFIFLAGVFIYINTYYLKLPSSVGLMILALGLSIALLILNELIPEFKLGTERILKDYDYHEVLYQLVLSFMLFAGALQIDFKKLAEERAPVLILALLGVLISTAIVGTGVHYLLDWIGLELDLMYCLVFGALISPTDPIAITSTIRKYNLSKNLETRMAGESLFNDGIAVVLALTLLDLAHSGEDHYIGPIDILWVFGTDIIGGIIIGLFLGYLGYRLLKYIDNDEVEVEVLMTLALVMAGTQLAEFTHVSAKQAVVIMGLVIGNEGKSGHVTSAAGDYVFKFWYLIEETLNAMLFVLIGLEMLIIPLRFDYFAAGLFAFIIVLFARYVSVGVPIAAMSPFRKFEKNTINVLAWGGLRGGIPIALSLSLPDFEGKDIIITMTYTVVVCSVLYQGLTVPYLMRTTFTEKKLNKS from the coding sequence ATGCAAATTTTAGATATCCTAGCCCTGTTTATTTTTCTCGCAGGGGTCTTTATCTACATCAACACCTACTATCTAAAACTCCCTTCTTCTGTTGGATTGATGATATTAGCATTGGGGCTGTCTATTGCGTTATTAATACTCAATGAGTTGATCCCAGAGTTTAAACTAGGCACAGAACGTATACTCAAGGACTATGACTATCATGAGGTCCTCTATCAACTTGTTTTGAGTTTCATGCTCTTTGCGGGGGCTTTACAGATTGATTTCAAAAAATTAGCAGAAGAACGTGCTCCTGTACTCATACTGGCACTATTGGGCGTACTAATCTCTACAGCCATTGTAGGCACTGGTGTCCACTATTTACTAGACTGGATTGGGCTCGAACTAGACTTGATGTATTGTTTGGTTTTTGGAGCCTTGATATCTCCTACCGACCCAATAGCTATTACATCCACCATAAGAAAATACAACCTCTCCAAAAACCTAGAAACTAGAATGGCAGGAGAGTCATTATTCAATGACGGAATTGCTGTGGTATTGGCCTTGACTCTTTTGGATCTGGCACACTCAGGAGAGGATCATTACATTGGGCCCATTGATATCCTCTGGGTATTTGGTACTGATATCATTGGAGGAATCATTATAGGTCTCTTCCTCGGTTATTTAGGTTACCGCTTGCTCAAATACATAGACAATGACGAGGTAGAAGTGGAAGTACTCATGACCCTTGCGCTAGTCATGGCTGGCACACAACTTGCCGAGTTCACCCATGTATCTGCTAAGCAAGCAGTGGTAATCATGGGGCTTGTCATAGGAAATGAAGGCAAAAGTGGGCATGTCACCAGTGCCGCTGGAGATTACGTTTTCAAGTTTTGGTACTTGATCGAAGAAACGCTTAATGCTATGCTTTTCGTTTTGATAGGTTTAGAAATGCTGATCATCCCTCTTCGTTTTGATTATTTTGCCGCTGGGCTATTCGCTTTCATCATTGTATTGTTTGCACGATATGTAAGTGTAGGCGTCCCGATTGCCGCCATGAGCCCCTTTCGGAAATTCGAAAAAAACACCATCAACGTCTTGGCTTGGGGCGGTTTACGTGGAGGCATCCCCATTGCATTATCACTGTCCCTACCGGATTTCGAAGGAAAAGACATCATCATCACTATGACTTATACCGTAGTGGTATGTTCTGTGCTCTACCAAGGACTAACTGTCCCTTATCTCATGCGTACGACCTTTACCGAAAAAAAACTCAACAAGAGCTAA